One Candidatus Nitrososphaera evergladensis SR1 genomic window, TTTCTATGGGGCTTGCCTACTCTATCCAGATCGTAAACGAAGGGCTCCCAAGCGGAAGGCTTGACAGAAAGCTGGACGCGCTTGCCACAGAAAACGGTATAATGTACTTTTAGGGGCGCGCCCTTCTTGCAATGTCGGTCCTGTAATAGTGTCCGTTTTCGCCCCAGCGTATCTTTCTGACCGCTGAATACGCGTTTTCTATTGCGCACCTTGCGTCCTTGCCTGTAGCCGTGACGCCAAGGACCCTGCCCCCGTTTGTCACTATCCTGCCCTGCGCGTCCTTGGCAGTGCCGGCGTGGAAAACCGTGGTGTCAGGGCCAAAGTCGCCAAGGCCTTCTATGACTTCGCCTTTCTTGTAGGCTCCCGGATATCCGCGGGAGGCCATGATGACGCACACGGCCGTCCTGTCGTGCCACTCTATCGGCGGCATCGAGCCAAGCCTGCCGTCCACCGCCGCGTCAATGTATTCATAGAGGTCTGATTTCATGCGCATCATTATGGGCTGGCACTCGGGGTCGCCCATGCGCGTGTTGAACTCTAGCACGTACGGCTCGCCTGTCTTTTCGTCGACCATGATTCCTGCGTACAAAAAGCCGGTAAACGGTGTGCCCCTTGCATTCATCTCTTTTAGCACGGGCTCCATTACCCGCTTTACTATCTTTTCATGCAACGCCTTGTCGACTACTGGCGCAGGCGAGTACGCGCCCATGCCTCCGGTGTTTGGGCCCCTGTCGCCGTCAAACACCCGTTTGTGGTCCTGGCTTGAGGCAAGCGGCATGATTGTCTTGCCGTCGCACAGCGCAATGAAGGACGCTTCTTCGCCTACAAGCCTCTCCTCGATTACGACCTTGCCGCCGGCAGCTCCAAACTCTTTTGCGATCATTATCTTGTCTACCGCCTCGATTGCCTGCTGGGTGCTGTCGCACATAATGACGCCCTTGCCTGCCGCAAGGCCGTCTGCCTTGACTACCAGCGGCTTGTTTTGTCCTGCGATATAGTCCTTGGCCTTTTGCGCATCGGAAAACGTCGCAAACGCCGCGGTGGGGATTCCTGCCTTTTGCATGAACTCCT contains:
- the purD gene encoding phosphoribosylamine--glycine ligase; the protein is MPAAATTTVIVIGSGGREHALGWKLAQSPRVKKVYFAPGNGGTFENVDIKQNEIEKLVEFAKRQDKGDCLAVVGPEESLSLGIADAFAKEGLRLFGPKKQAAMLETSKVFAKEFMQKAGIPTAAFATFSDAQKAKDYIAGQNKPLVVKADGLAAGKGVIMCDSTQQAIEAVDKIMIAKEFGAAGGKVVIEERLVGEEASFIALCDGKTIMPLASSQDHKRVFDGDRGPNTGGMGAYSPAPVVDKALHEKIVKRVMEPVLKEMNARGTPFTGFLYAGIMVDEKTGEPYVLEFNTRMGDPECQPIMMRMKSDLYEYIDAAVDGRLGSMPPIEWHDRTAVCVIMASRGYPGAYKKGEVIEGLGDFGPDTTVFHAGTAKDAQGRIVTNGGRVLGVTATGKDARCAIENAYSAVRKIRWGENGHYYRTDIARRARP